One region of Chanodichthys erythropterus isolate Z2021 chromosome 17, ASM2448905v1, whole genome shotgun sequence genomic DNA includes:
- the LOC137005299 gene encoding odorant receptor 131-2-like isoform X2, giving the protein MASQNASGDEQMQLIQVDPVRRNISLALTQIFVWPFIYLIFLMLLIFSKKETFRTETRYILFGHSLLVDLIFLCLTDFVVLLSYNLVLLPLHFCIPICMLTEAVAVSAPLTIGAMCVERYVAICMPLRHHAISTSRRAMMVILMIWILSSINPFVDMFILISTASREYMSQLTHCHYEIMIPDKIRHFARGLLYIVGLVAILIVEVFCYVMIYLAARAASGDKKSALKGQRTISLHILQLFLCTAEVMCPYIEAVVMEYDIHSYLTVRFINFLAFSITSRAVSPLVYGFRDEKFFAAMAYYIRCKNNVILSDTDKLT; this is encoded by the coding sequence ATGGCCAGTCAGAATGCCAGTGGTGATGAGCAGATGCAACTGATCCAAGTCGACCCCGTCCGGAGGAACATTTCACTGGCGCTGACCCAGATCTTTGTGTGGCCCTTCATCTACCTCATCTTCCTCATGCTCTTAATATTCTCCAAGAAAGAGACTTTCAGAACAGAGACACGCTATATATTGTTTGGTCACTCTCTCTTGGTAGACCTAATATTTCTTTGTCTGACAGATTTTGTGGTGCTCTTATCATACAACCTTGTTTTATTACCTCTGCATTTCTGTATCCCCATATGCATGTTAACGGAAGCAGTTGCAGTAAGTGCACCATTAACCATCGGTGCCATGTGCGTGGAGCGCTATGTGGCCATTTGCATGCCTCTCCGACATCATGCGATCTCCACCTCTAGAAGAGCTATGATGGTGATTTTAATGATTTGGATCCTGAGCTCCATAAACCCCTTTGTTGACATGTTCATTCTTATCAGCACTGCCTCTCGTGAATACATGTCTCAGCTCACACACTGCCACTATGAGATTATGATTCCGGATAAGATTCGTCATTTTGCCAGGGGTCTGCTGTATATTGTGGGACTTGTGGCTATTTTGATCGTTGAAGTCTTTTGTTATGTAATGATATACCTTGCTGCACGCGCAGCATCTGGTGACAAGAAGTCCGCATTAAAAGGGCAGCGCACCATTTCCCTTCACATCCTTCAGCTGTTTTTATGTACTGCCGAGGTGATGTGCCCTTACATTGAGGCTGTAGTTATGGAGTATGATATTCATTCATATCTGACTGTCCGATTTATAAATTTCCTGGCTTTTAGTATCACTTCTAGAGCAGTAAGTCCTCTCGTCTATGGGTTCAGAGATGAGAAATTCTTTGCAGCTATGGCTTACTATATCAGATGCAAAAACAATGTGATCTTATCTGACACTGATAAACTAACATGA
- the LOC137005299 gene encoding odorant receptor 131-2-like isoform X1 codes for MVQQDVCTMASQNASGDEQMQLIQVDPVRRNISLALTQIFVWPFIYLIFLMLLIFSKKETFRTETRYILFGHSLLVDLIFLCLTDFVVLLSYNLVLLPLHFCIPICMLTEAVAVSAPLTIGAMCVERYVAICMPLRHHAISTSRRAMMVILMIWILSSINPFVDMFILISTASREYMSQLTHCHYEIMIPDKIRHFARGLLYIVGLVAILIVEVFCYVMIYLAARAASGDKKSALKGQRTISLHILQLFLCTAEVMCPYIEAVVMEYDIHSYLTVRFINFLAFSITSRAVSPLVYGFRDEKFFAAMAYYIRCKNNVILSDTDKLT; via the exons ATGGTACAACAAG ATGTGTGCACAATGGCCAGTCAGAATGCCAGTGGTGATGAGCAGATGCAACTGATCCAAGTCGACCCCGTCCGGAGGAACATTTCACTGGCGCTGACCCAGATCTTTGTGTGGCCCTTCATCTACCTCATCTTCCTCATGCTCTTAATATTCTCCAAGAAAGAGACTTTCAGAACAGAGACACGCTATATATTGTTTGGTCACTCTCTCTTGGTAGACCTAATATTTCTTTGTCTGACAGATTTTGTGGTGCTCTTATCATACAACCTTGTTTTATTACCTCTGCATTTCTGTATCCCCATATGCATGTTAACGGAAGCAGTTGCAGTAAGTGCACCATTAACCATCGGTGCCATGTGCGTGGAGCGCTATGTGGCCATTTGCATGCCTCTCCGACATCATGCGATCTCCACCTCTAGAAGAGCTATGATGGTGATTTTAATGATTTGGATCCTGAGCTCCATAAACCCCTTTGTTGACATGTTCATTCTTATCAGCACTGCCTCTCGTGAATACATGTCTCAGCTCACACACTGCCACTATGAGATTATGATTCCGGATAAGATTCGTCATTTTGCCAGGGGTCTGCTGTATATTGTGGGACTTGTGGCTATTTTGATCGTTGAAGTCTTTTGTTATGTAATGATATACCTTGCTGCACGCGCAGCATCTGGTGACAAGAAGTCCGCATTAAAAGGGCAGCGCACCATTTCCCTTCACATCCTTCAGCTGTTTTTATGTACTGCCGAGGTGATGTGCCCTTACATTGAGGCTGTAGTTATGGAGTATGATATTCATTCATATCTGACTGTCCGATTTATAAATTTCCTGGCTTTTAGTATCACTTCTAGAGCAGTAAGTCCTCTCGTCTATGGGTTCAGAGATGAGAAATTCTTTGCAGCTATGGCTTACTATATCAGATGCAAAAACAATGTGATCTTATCTGACACTGATAAACTAACATGA